Proteins encoded by one window of Superficieibacter sp. HKU1:
- the tar gene encoding methyl-accepting chemotaxis protein II has protein sequence MLNRIRVVTLLMMVLGVFALLQLLSGGLLFSSLQQNQQSFVLSNDLRTHQAEINKTWALMLQTRINLSRSSARMMMDAANQQSSAKTDLLKNARSTLDDAASHYAAFQRTPQPKEMLAASQTLDASYQKYHAALAELIQFLERGQMEAYFAQPTQGMQNAMGEAMTQYAALSESLYHDAFTASAQDYRFAQWQLAILAVVLVIVLVGVWYAIRHSLLTPLAAIMRHLRHIAGGDLTQRVTLSGRNEMTELAGTVDHMQQELINTVSNVRSGSDAIYSGMTDIARGNHDLSSRTEQQAAALEETAASMEELTATVKQNADNARQASRLARSASDTAQHGGKVVDGVVSTMHDIAASSKKIADITSVIDGIAFQTNILALNAAVEAARAGEQGRGFAVVAGEVRNLASRSAQAAKEIKALIDDSVSRVDTGSVLVESAGETMADIVNAVTRVTDIMGEIASASDEQSRGIDQVALAVAEMDRVTQQNATLVQGSAASAAELEEQASRLTQAVSAFRLSGITAQTASLQPVAVAAQHSRPAIVGADNNWETF, from the coding sequence ATGTTGAATCGTATCCGCGTTGTCACATTGCTGATGATGGTGCTGGGCGTTTTTGCGCTGTTGCAACTGTTGTCCGGCGGTCTGCTTTTCTCTTCTTTACAGCAGAATCAGCAGAGCTTTGTCCTGTCCAACGATCTTCGTACCCACCAGGCTGAAATCAATAAAACCTGGGCGCTGATGCTGCAAACGCGCATTAACCTTAGCCGTTCTTCCGCCCGCATGATGATGGACGCGGCAAATCAGCAGAGCAGCGCGAAAACCGATCTGCTGAAAAATGCCCGCAGCACGCTTGATGACGCCGCCAGTCATTACGCCGCTTTCCAGCGCACGCCGCAGCCAAAGGAGATGCTGGCCGCCAGTCAGACGCTTGACGCCAGTTACCAGAAATACCACGCCGCGCTGGCGGAACTGATCCAGTTCCTCGAACGCGGTCAGATGGAGGCTTACTTCGCTCAGCCCACGCAGGGAATGCAGAATGCAATGGGCGAGGCGATGACGCAATATGCGGCGCTCAGCGAATCGCTGTACCACGACGCGTTTACCGCCAGCGCGCAGGATTATCGCTTTGCACAATGGCAACTGGCGATCCTGGCGGTGGTACTGGTGATAGTGCTGGTGGGGGTCTGGTACGCCATTCGCCATAGTTTACTCACCCCGCTGGCGGCGATTATGCGCCATCTGCGCCACATCGCCGGCGGTGACCTGACCCAACGTGTAACGCTTTCCGGGCGCAATGAAATGACCGAGCTTGCCGGGACGGTCGATCATATGCAGCAGGAACTCATCAATACGGTGAGCAACGTCCGCAGCGGTTCGGATGCTATTTATAGCGGCATGACCGACATCGCCCGCGGCAATCACGACCTCTCTTCCCGTACCGAGCAGCAGGCCGCCGCGCTGGAAGAAACCGCTGCCAGTATGGAGGAGCTGACCGCGACGGTGAAACAAAATGCCGATAACGCACGTCAGGCTTCCCGGCTGGCCCGCAGCGCATCCGATACCGCTCAACACGGCGGCAAGGTGGTAGACGGCGTGGTCAGCACCATGCACGACATCGCTGCCAGCTCGAAAAAAATCGCTGATATCACCAGCGTTATCGACGGCATTGCCTTTCAGACCAACATCCTTGCGCTGAACGCCGCGGTAGAAGCCGCACGCGCCGGCGAGCAGGGGCGCGGCTTCGCCGTCGTGGCGGGCGAAGTCCGCAACCTTGCCAGCCGCAGCGCGCAGGCAGCAAAAGAAATCAAAGCCCTGATTGATGATTCGGTTTCGCGCGTCGATACCGGATCGGTACTGGTCGAAAGCGCGGGCGAAACTATGGCCGACATTGTTAATGCCGTGACCAGAGTGACCGACATTATGGGCGAAATCGCCTCCGCTTCAGACGAACAAAGCCGCGGCATCGATCAGGTCGCGCTGGCAGTAGCCGAAATGGATCGGGTTACCCAACAAAATGCCACGCTGGTGCAGGGTTCCGCTGCATCCGCCGCAGAATTAGAGGAGCAGGCAAGCCGACTGACCCAGGCGGTATCGGCGTTTCGTCTCTCCGGCATCACCGCTCAGACCGCGTCTTTACAGCCGGTGGCGGTGGCAGCACAGCATTCACGTCCGGCAATCGTCGGTGCTGATAATAACTGGGAAACCTTTTAA
- a CDS encoding spore coat U domain-containing protein: MTNLFPLISPEAVTTQSFQVNASIVPGCSVIGGAGGELGTLNFGTRSGVTSGPISTRFVPDTALSLACTPGVALSMSINGGQHYTTVRNLQRTDGTEQVPYRLYSSSSLAADSEIGVNQAVTVPLNDTNNVALTLFGVAQLTGLNPAGVYNDRLTVTLSW; the protein is encoded by the coding sequence ATGACAAACCTTTTTCCGTTGATCTCGCCAGAGGCGGTCACGACGCAATCTTTTCAGGTTAATGCGTCGATCGTCCCTGGCTGTTCGGTGATCGGTGGTGCAGGGGGAGAACTGGGTACGCTCAATTTTGGTACCCGTTCAGGCGTGACGTCCGGGCCGATCAGCACCCGGTTTGTACCCGACACCGCACTTTCGCTGGCATGCACGCCGGGAGTCGCGCTGAGCATGAGTATTAACGGCGGCCAGCACTACACCACGGTGCGCAATTTGCAGCGGACCGATGGAACGGAGCAGGTTCCCTATCGGCTTTACAGCAGCAGCTCGCTGGCAGCAGACAGTGAAATCGGTGTTAATCAGGCGGTTACCGTCCCGCTAAACGATACCAATAACGTTGCGCTTACCTTGTTCGGCGTAGCGCAGCTAACGGGACTGAATCCGGCTGGCGTGTATAACGATCGACTCACCGTGACATTATCGTGGTGA
- a CDS encoding spore coat U domain-containing protein, with product MMRFFIVLLMLVASGGKAACTLSIGNGAFGTLTSFAVSGSEPQVAFNLVVECDTILNLLTNDAVTLNYTSASFSTGSRAALRRTDAPSNLDAIPVRLCGQQNCSSTTEVTTGQSYTWSGNTLLTLLTSRRYTLPLYLRLVGGQSVSAGPYRATLNFSVSYSVCSLGISLLCTTAQTGTRTLSTQVDLTVTNDCITINAPNVNFGSAPMVRDFPVISQSVGITCTKGSNYTVGINNGSWANGNVRNMAFGTNRLSYDIYKGSTTNRWGSTGAERWDSAGSSAVSQDGLLRTYNYTARILGGQTTPPVGDYSDTLLIDIAF from the coding sequence ATGATGCGCTTCTTCATAGTGTTATTGATGCTGGTCGCTTCAGGAGGGAAGGCGGCCTGCACCCTGAGTATCGGTAATGGCGCTTTCGGCACGCTCACCTCCTTTGCCGTCAGCGGCAGCGAGCCGCAGGTCGCCTTTAACCTGGTGGTGGAATGCGACACCATCCTTAATCTGCTGACCAACGATGCCGTGACGCTTAACTATACCAGCGCCTCATTCAGTACCGGCAGCCGCGCCGCGCTACGACGCACCGACGCTCCGTCGAACCTGGATGCGATCCCCGTACGCCTGTGTGGGCAGCAAAACTGTTCTTCTACCACTGAGGTGACTACCGGGCAAAGCTATACCTGGAGCGGGAATACATTACTTACGCTTCTGACCTCGCGACGCTATACCCTGCCGCTCTATTTACGCCTTGTGGGTGGGCAAAGCGTTAGCGCCGGGCCTTACCGGGCGACGCTCAATTTCTCGGTAAGCTACAGCGTCTGTTCACTGGGCATATCGTTACTTTGCACCACCGCGCAAACCGGCACCCGAACCCTGAGTACGCAGGTCGATCTGACCGTAACCAACGATTGCATTACCATCAATGCGCCCAACGTTAACTTTGGCAGCGCACCTATGGTGCGTGATTTTCCCGTCATTTCTCAGTCTGTCGGGATTACCTGTACTAAAGGCAGTAACTACACGGTAGGGATTAATAACGGAAGCTGGGCAAACGGGAACGTGCGCAATATGGCTTTCGGTACCAACCGGCTGAGCTATGACATTTACAAAGGCAGCACGACTAACCGCTGGGGCAGCACCGGCGCGGAACGCTGGGACAGCGCTGGTTCTTCGGCAGTAAGCCAGGACGGATTACTGCGCACCTATAATTACACCGCCCGGATCCTGGGCGGGCAAACGACGCCCCCCGTTGGCGACTACAGCGACACGCTGCTGATCGACATCGCTTTCTGA
- the cheA gene encoding chemotaxis protein CheA, translated as MSMDISDFYQTFFDEADELLADMEQHLLDLVPESPDGEQLNAIFRAAHSIKGGAGTFGFSVLQETTHLMENLLDEARRGEMQLNTDIINLFLETKDIMQEQLDAYKSSQEPDAASFEYICAALRQLALEAKGEVVPPPAAKLTVVEKEAPQASASGQTRIILSRLKAGEPDLLEEELGNLATLAGVEKTADSLSAILDGSVEQDDIVAVLCFVIEADQIAFEGVEADEPEEDEQPVAEAPAPAAPVLVAVPKEAPAGRNSAEKPARVSESSSIRVAVEKVDQLINLVGELVITQSMLAQRSNELDPVTHGDLITSMGQLQRNARDLQESVMSIRMMPMEYVFSRFPRLVRDLASKLNKQVELTLMGSSTELDKSLIERIIDPLTHLVRNSLDHGIESPETRLAAGKSAVGNLVLSAEHQGGNICIEVTDDGAGLNRERILAKAVSQGMPVHDNMSDEEVGMLIFAPGFSTAEQVTDVSGRGVGMDVVKRNIQEMGGHVEIQSKQGAGTTIRILLPLTLAILDGMSVKVSDEVFILPLNAVMESLQPREEDLHPLAGGERVLEVRGEYLPLVELWKVFDVQGARTEATQGIVVILQTAGRRYALLVDQLIGQHQVVVKNLESNYRKVPGISAATILGDGSVALIVDVSALQGLNREQRMAHTAA; from the coding sequence GTGAGCATGGATATTAGCGATTTTTATCAGACTTTTTTTGATGAAGCCGATGAATTACTGGCCGACATGGAGCAGCACCTGCTGGATCTGGTCCCTGAGTCGCCGGACGGAGAACAGCTGAATGCGATCTTCCGCGCAGCTCACTCCATTAAAGGGGGAGCGGGCACCTTCGGCTTCTCCGTTTTGCAGGAAACCACGCATCTGATGGAAAACCTGCTGGATGAAGCCCGGCGTGGGGAAATGCAGCTCAACACCGACATTATCAACCTGTTTTTGGAAACCAAAGATATTATGCAGGAACAGCTCGATGCCTATAAAAGCTCTCAGGAGCCGGACGCTGCCAGCTTTGAATATATCTGTGCTGCGCTGCGCCAGTTAGCGCTGGAGGCAAAAGGTGAGGTTGTCCCGCCACCTGCCGCCAAACTCACGGTAGTAGAGAAAGAAGCGCCGCAGGCGAGCGCCAGCGGGCAGACGCGTATTATCCTTTCACGCCTGAAAGCCGGCGAACCGGATCTGCTGGAAGAGGAGTTAGGTAATCTGGCGACCCTCGCCGGGGTGGAAAAAACCGCAGATTCTCTGTCCGCGATCCTCGACGGCAGCGTAGAGCAGGACGACATCGTCGCCGTGCTGTGCTTTGTTATTGAAGCGGATCAAATCGCTTTTGAGGGAGTGGAAGCCGACGAGCCTGAAGAGGACGAGCAACCGGTCGCAGAAGCACCAGCGCCTGCCGCGCCGGTGCTGGTCGCGGTGCCAAAAGAGGCACCGGCCGGGCGCAATAGCGCCGAAAAACCGGCGCGCGTCAGCGAATCCTCCAGCATCCGTGTGGCGGTGGAGAAGGTCGATCAACTGATCAACCTGGTCGGCGAACTGGTGATCACCCAGTCGATGCTGGCACAGCGTTCGAATGAACTGGACCCGGTTACGCACGGCGATCTGATCACCAGCATGGGGCAGCTCCAGCGCAACGCGCGCGATTTACAGGAATCGGTGATGTCCATCCGCATGATGCCGATGGAATACGTCTTCAGCCGTTTCCCGCGGCTGGTGCGCGATCTGGCGAGCAAGCTGAATAAACAGGTGGAACTGACCCTGATGGGTAGCTCTACCGAACTGGATAAAAGCCTGATTGAACGCATTATCGATCCGCTGACGCATCTGGTGCGTAACAGCCTCGATCACGGCATTGAATCGCCGGAGACGCGCCTTGCCGCCGGGAAATCCGCGGTGGGGAATCTGGTACTGTCCGCCGAGCATCAGGGCGGCAACATTTGTATTGAAGTCACCGACGATGGCGCGGGGCTGAATCGCGAACGCATCCTTGCCAAAGCCGTTTCACAGGGTATGCCCGTTCATGACAACATGAGTGATGAAGAAGTCGGCATGCTGATTTTCGCGCCGGGCTTCTCTACCGCTGAACAGGTAACCGATGTTTCCGGGCGCGGCGTCGGCATGGACGTGGTGAAACGTAACATCCAGGAAATGGGCGGCCACGTGGAGATCCAGTCGAAGCAGGGGGCCGGGACCACCATCCGCATTCTGCTGCCGCTGACGCTGGCGATCCTCGATGGCATGTCGGTCAAAGTGAGCGACGAAGTGTTTATCCTGCCATTGAATGCGGTGATGGAATCGCTGCAACCTCGCGAAGAAGATCTGCATCCGCTGGCGGGTGGCGAGCGCGTGCTGGAAGTGCGTGGCGAATACCTGCCGCTGGTCGAACTGTGGAAAGTCTTTGACGTGCAGGGGGCCAGAACCGAGGCTACGCAGGGCATTGTGGTGATCCTGCAAACGGCCGGACGGCGTTATGCGTTGCTGGTCGATCAGCTTATCGGTCAGCATCAGGTAGTGGTGAAGAACCTTGAGAGCAACTACCGTAAAGTTCCTGGCATTTCTGCCGCGACCATTCTTGGCGACGGCAGCGTCGCGCTGATTGTTGATGTCTCAGCGCTTCAGGGATTAAATCGTGAACAACGTATGGCGCACACAGCAGCCTGA
- the cheR gene encoding protein-glutamate O-methyltransferase CheR, whose amino-acid sequence MTSSLPAGQTSLLMQMTQRLALSDTHFRRICQLIYQRAGIVLADHKRDMVYNRLVRRLRTLGLEDFGHYLGMLEANPNSAEWQAFINSLTTNLTAFFREGHHFPVLAEHARKRQGEYRVWSAAASTGEEPYSLAITLADTLGTAPGRWKVYGSDIDTEVLRKAQEGIYRQEELKTLSPQQLQRYFMRGTGPHSGLVRVRQELANYVEFSPLNLLEKQYSVQGPFDAIFCRNVMIYFDKTTQQDILRRFVPLLKPDGLLFAGHSENFSQLVRDFTLRGQTVYALSKEKA is encoded by the coding sequence ATGACATCATCGCTGCCCGCCGGGCAAACGTCTTTACTTATGCAGATGACGCAGCGCCTCGCGCTGTCCGACACGCACTTTCGTCGGATATGTCAGTTGATTTACCAGCGCGCAGGGATCGTGCTGGCGGACCACAAGCGTGACATGGTCTACAACCGCCTGGTGCGCCGTTTACGCACCCTCGGGCTGGAAGACTTCGGTCATTATCTCGGCATGCTGGAAGCGAATCCCAACAGCGCTGAGTGGCAGGCGTTTATTAACTCGCTGACCACCAACCTGACCGCCTTCTTCCGGGAAGGACATCACTTTCCGGTGCTGGCGGAGCATGCCCGCAAACGCCAGGGGGAATACCGCGTCTGGAGTGCGGCAGCGTCTACCGGTGAAGAGCCTTACTCGCTGGCGATCACCCTCGCCGATACCTTGGGAACCGCGCCGGGGCGCTGGAAGGTCTACGGCAGCGATATTGATACCGAAGTACTGCGTAAAGCGCAGGAGGGGATTTACCGTCAGGAGGAGTTAAAAACCCTGTCGCCACAGCAGCTTCAGCGTTACTTCATGCGCGGCACCGGGCCGCATTCCGGGCTGGTGCGGGTGCGGCAGGAGCTGGCGAACTATGTCGAGTTTTCGCCGTTAAATTTGCTGGAAAAGCAGTACAGCGTGCAGGGACCCTTTGACGCTATCTTCTGCCGTAACGTGATGATCTACTTTGATAAAACGACGCAGCAGGACATTCTGCGCCGCTTTGTACCGCTGCTCAAACCCGACGGGCTGTTGTTTGCCGGACACTCGGAAAACTTCAGCCAGCTGGTGCGCGATTTTACCCTGCGCGGGCAGACGGTTTACGCACTGAGTAAGGAAAAAGCATGA
- the cheW gene encoding chemotaxis protein CheW, with product MTGMNNVTKLAGEPSGQEFLVFTLGDEEYGIDILKVQEIRGYDQVTRIANTPAFIKGVTNLRGVIVPIVDLRVKFEQQDVEYNDNTVVIVLNLGQRVVGIVVDGVSDVLSLTAEQIRPAPEFAVTLSTEYLTGLGAIGERMLILVNIEKLLNSEEMALLDSAANHAA from the coding sequence ATGACCGGTATGAATAACGTGACAAAACTGGCAGGTGAGCCATCGGGCCAGGAGTTTCTGGTCTTCACGCTGGGCGATGAAGAGTACGGCATTGATATTCTGAAAGTGCAGGAAATTCGCGGCTACGATCAGGTCACGCGCATTGCTAACACGCCTGCGTTTATTAAAGGCGTGACTAACCTGCGCGGGGTGATCGTGCCGATAGTCGATCTGCGGGTGAAATTCGAGCAGCAGGACGTGGAGTACAACGACAACACGGTGGTGATCGTGCTTAATCTCGGTCAGCGCGTGGTGGGCATTGTGGTTGACGGTGTCTCTGACGTACTGTCGCTCACGGCCGAGCAAATCCGCCCGGCACCGGAATTCGCGGTGACGCTGTCGACCGAATACCTCACCGGACTCGGCGCGATCGGCGAGCGGATGCTGATTCTGGTCAATATCGAAAAACTGCTGAACAGCGAAGAAATGGCGCTGCTTGACTCGGCTGCGAATCACGCTGCCTGA
- a CDS encoding molecular chaperone — MRDFTASVLMSCLLMVGSSFAIKQASAAATILLWPIDPWLGAEMTATELWIENQGSTATTMQIRVVRWTQENGYERYQAQQDVVASPPILRIDRGSKQLIRLIKQTAAPAGTEKAYRIIIDEIPQPNAAETPQMGIKLQMRYSLPLFVYGSGIPTRVNAPDHADVEKERLRWRRVQQNGNPAVEITNSGKVHLRLSQVVVHQGGQKYKLAEGLLGYVLPGQSRRWPLPAGVSRPDELSATVNARDAKWRSAPGN; from the coding sequence ATGAGAGATTTTACCGCATCGGTACTCATGAGTTGCCTGTTAATGGTGGGTTCCTCTTTCGCAATTAAGCAGGCCAGTGCCGCAGCCACTATCCTGCTGTGGCCCATCGATCCCTGGCTGGGAGCGGAGATGACCGCAACGGAACTGTGGATTGAAAACCAGGGAAGCACAGCAACCACGATGCAGATACGCGTCGTCCGCTGGACGCAGGAGAACGGCTATGAGCGTTATCAGGCACAGCAGGACGTGGTTGCCAGCCCGCCCATTCTGCGTATCGATCGCGGCAGTAAACAGCTTATTCGCCTGATCAAACAGACGGCTGCACCCGCAGGGACAGAAAAAGCCTATCGCATTATTATTGATGAAATACCCCAGCCGAACGCGGCAGAAACGCCGCAGATGGGCATCAAACTGCAAATGCGCTATTCCCTGCCGTTGTTTGTATACGGCAGCGGGATCCCCACGCGGGTCAATGCGCCCGACCATGCCGATGTGGAAAAAGAGCGCCTGCGCTGGCGAAGGGTTCAGCAGAATGGCAATCCGGCGGTGGAGATAACGAACAGCGGCAAGGTACATCTTCGGTTAAGCCAGGTCGTGGTTCATCAGGGAGGGCAAAAATATAAACTGGCGGAAGGATTGCTGGGCTATGTCCTGCCCGGCCAGTCCCGGCGCTGGCCTTTACCTGCGGGCGTCAGTCGACCTGACGAACTTTCCGCGACCGTTAATGCACGGGATGCAAAATGGCGCTCCGCTCCGGGCAACTGA
- a CDS encoding chemotaxis response regulator protein-glutamate methylesterase, whose amino-acid sequence MSKIRVLSVDDSALMRQIMTEIINSHSDMEMVATAPDPLVARDLIKKYNPDVLTLDVEMPRMDGLDFLEKLMRLRPMPVVMVSSLTGKGSEVTLRALELGAIDFVTKPQLGIREGMLAYSETIAEKVRTASRAKLAAHKPVAASVTLKAGPLLSSEKLMVIGASTGGTEAIRHVLQPLPLSSPAVLITQHMPPGFTRSFAERLNKLCQISVKEAEDGERVLPGHAYIAPGDKHMELARSGANYQIKIHDGPPVNRHRPSVDVLFHSVAKHAGRNAVGVILTGMGNDGATGMLAMYQAGAWTIAQNEASCVVFGMPREAINNGGVSEVVDLSQISQQMLAKISAGQAIRI is encoded by the coding sequence ATGAGCAAGATCAGGGTGCTCTCGGTCGATGACTCGGCGCTGATGCGCCAAATCATGACCGAAATTATAAACAGCCATAGCGACATGGAGATGGTGGCGACTGCACCCGATCCGCTGGTCGCACGCGATCTCATCAAGAAATATAACCCGGACGTGCTGACGCTGGATGTCGAAATGCCGCGCATGGACGGGCTGGATTTTCTGGAAAAGCTGATGCGTCTGCGCCCGATGCCGGTGGTGATGGTTTCCTCGCTGACCGGTAAAGGCTCTGAGGTTACGCTGCGCGCGCTGGAGCTGGGGGCCATTGACTTTGTGACCAAGCCGCAGTTAGGCATCCGCGAAGGGATGCTGGCCTACAGCGAGACGATCGCCGAAAAAGTGCGCACCGCCTCAAGAGCCAAACTGGCGGCGCACAAACCGGTTGCGGCGTCGGTGACGCTGAAGGCCGGGCCGCTGTTGAGTTCGGAAAAACTGATGGTAATTGGTGCCTCCACCGGCGGCACCGAGGCGATTCGCCATGTGCTTCAGCCGCTGCCGCTTTCCAGCCCCGCGGTGTTGATCACCCAGCATATGCCGCCGGGGTTTACCCGATCTTTTGCCGAGCGTCTGAACAAACTCTGCCAGATCAGCGTGAAAGAGGCTGAAGACGGCGAACGCGTGCTGCCGGGGCACGCCTACATTGCGCCCGGCGATAAGCATATGGAACTGGCGCGCAGCGGGGCCAACTACCAAATCAAAATTCATGACGGTCCGCCGGTTAACCGGCACCGTCCGTCAGTCGATGTGTTGTTTCATTCGGTGGCGAAACATGCGGGGCGCAACGCCGTCGGGGTGATCCTAACGGGAATGGGCAACGATGGCGCGACCGGAATGCTGGCGATGTACCAGGCGGGAGCCTGGACCATTGCCCAGAACGAAGCAAGTTGTGTGGTGTTCGGCATGCCGCGCGAAGCCATCAATAACGGTGGTGTGAGCGAAGTGGTCGATCTTAGTCAGATAAGCCAGCAGATGCTGGCGAAAATCAGTGCCGGACAGGCAATACGTATTTGA
- a CDS encoding spore coat protein U domain-containing protein, which produces MRLYIVTGGMLVLMSSQVQAVTSSGTIGATLTLTNGCLINGSPSQNGINFGTLDFGTHPATFSTLTTQLTGATGGNSFGIQCTTESYRVEITGNTHVTDPGNSVGTPGAAPRYLVNTDDTTRGVAYALYNDSGFNDEIADGAELPIASNTGGVDYYTLYGRIQGGGNNVTVAPGTYTDTINVSVTY; this is translated from the coding sequence ATGCGTCTTTATATTGTTACGGGCGGTATGCTGGTATTGATGAGTAGTCAGGTACAGGCGGTGACCAGTAGCGGCACAATTGGCGCTACGTTAACGTTAACCAATGGTTGTTTAATTAACGGCTCTCCCAGCCAGAACGGGATTAATTTTGGTACACTGGATTTCGGGACGCATCCTGCGACCTTTTCCACGCTGACGACACAACTTACCGGCGCCACTGGCGGTAATAGCTTTGGCATTCAATGTACCACAGAAAGTTACCGGGTTGAGATAACCGGAAATACGCACGTTACCGATCCCGGAAATTCAGTCGGCACTCCAGGTGCCGCACCCCGCTATCTGGTCAATACCGATGACACTACCCGGGGCGTGGCCTACGCCCTGTACAATGACAGTGGTTTCAATGATGAAATCGCTGATGGAGCAGAACTTCCCATTGCTTCCAATACTGGCGGGGTAGATTACTACACCCTTTATGGCCGGATACAGGGGGGCGGTAATAATGTCACCGTCGCCCCTGGAACTTATACCGACACCATTAACGTCAGCGTTACCTATTAG
- the tap gene encoding methyl-accepting chemotaxis protein IV yields the protein MFNRIRISTTLFLILVLCGVLQVGSNGLSFWAFRDGVQNVNQIERSNHQRTLLMQSRAVMLQASNALNKAGTLTALSYPPEEIKALMARARDSMKQADTHIAGLMALPAATDTGRALQSETKKSFTAWRNDLEHQATWLESNQLSDFMSAPVEQSQQAFDKNFTAWQTYIDQLMAQARQGSEKNYHMSAAIFISMVIIAGLLTTASLFWSRRMIVQPLAIISSHFDSIAQGNLARPVAVYGKNEISAIFASLKAMQTALRTTVSEVRQGSFAMHTGISEIAEGNNDLSSRTEQQAASLAETAASMEQLTATVGQNADNARQASGLARSAADTAKKGGEQAAHVADTMRDIETSSQKIGDIISVIDGIAFQTNILALNAAVEAARAGEQGRGFAVVAGEVRNLASRSAQAAKEIKVLIEASVSRVQDGSSQAGTAAKTLSEIVRSITQVNDIMGEIASASDEQRRGIEQVALAVSQMDQVTQQNAALVEEGAAATGELTSQANHLTALVSRFQLEEQPATQDVRTPPVVASEIS from the coding sequence ATGTTTAATCGTATTCGTATCTCGACCACGTTATTTTTGATCCTCGTACTCTGTGGTGTGCTACAGGTAGGGAGCAACGGCCTGTCATTCTGGGCCTTTCGCGACGGCGTGCAGAACGTTAACCAAATCGAGCGTAGCAACCATCAGCGCACGCTGCTGATGCAAAGCCGGGCGGTGATGCTGCAGGCCAGTAACGCGCTGAATAAGGCGGGAACGCTGACGGCCCTGAGCTATCCGCCTGAAGAGATCAAGGCGCTGATGGCCCGCGCCCGTGACAGCATGAAGCAGGCGGATACCCACATTGCCGGGCTGATGGCGCTGCCTGCGGCAACCGATACCGGCAGGGCGCTGCAATCAGAAACCAAAAAAAGCTTTACCGCCTGGCGTAACGATCTGGAACATCAGGCCACCTGGCTTGAAAGCAACCAGCTTTCCGACTTTATGAGCGCCCCGGTTGAGCAATCCCAGCAGGCGTTTGATAAAAACTTCACCGCCTGGCAGACGTATATCGACCAGCTGATGGCGCAGGCGCGTCAGGGCAGCGAAAAGAACTACCACATGTCGGCAGCGATTTTTATCTCGATGGTGATCATTGCCGGCCTGCTGACCACCGCCTCGCTGTTCTGGTCACGACGGATGATCGTTCAGCCGCTGGCAATTATTTCCAGCCACTTTGACAGTATTGCCCAGGGCAATCTTGCGCGCCCGGTCGCGGTGTACGGCAAAAACGAAATCTCGGCGATTTTCGCCAGCCTGAAAGCGATGCAGACGGCGCTACGCACCACCGTGAGCGAAGTCCGCCAGGGCAGCTTTGCCATGCATACGGGCATTTCAGAAATCGCCGAGGGTAATAACGATCTCTCGTCACGTACCGAACAGCAGGCGGCCTCGCTGGCAGAAACCGCCGCCAGCATGGAGCAGTTAACCGCCACGGTCGGGCAGAACGCCGACAACGCTCGTCAGGCATCCGGACTGGCGCGCAGCGCGGCAGACACGGCGAAAAAAGGCGGCGAACAGGCCGCGCACGTCGCCGATACCATGCGTGATATCGAAACCAGCTCGCAGAAGATTGGCGACATCATCAGCGTTATCGACGGCATCGCTTTCCAGACCAACATCCTCGCGCTGAACGCGGCGGTAGAAGCCGCGCGTGCCGGTGAACAGGGGCGCGGTTTTGCGGTAGTTGCGGGTGAAGTGCGTAACCTCGCCAGCCGCAGCGCGCAGGCGGCGAAGGAGATCAAAGTGCTGATTGAAGCCTCGGTCTCACGAGTTCAGGACGGATCGTCCCAGGCAGGCACCGCCGCCAAAACCCTGAGTGAAATCGTCCGCTCCATCACCCAGGTTAACGACATTATGGGCGAAATTGCCTCAGCCTCAGATGAACAACGTCGCGGTATTGAGCAGGTGGCGCTGGCGGTCAGCCAGATGGATCAGGTCACCCAGCAGAACGCCGCGCTGGTCGAAGAGGGGGCTGCCGCCACCGGTGAATTAACCAGCCAGGCGAACCACCTGACCGCACTGGTTTCCCGATTTCAGCTTGAAGAGCAACCTGCAACGCAAGACGTACGGACGCCGCCCGTTGTGGCGTCAGAGATCTCCTGA